From the Chloroflexus aurantiacus J-10-fl genome, one window contains:
- a CDS encoding ATP-binding protein has translation MNTTQSAIHVPQLPEIDRNRCNGCGLCVALCPTHAVAVRDGYAVIVNADACNFCPLCESYCPTGAIGRPFTITFCSATTT, from the coding sequence ATGAACACAACTCAATCTGCAATCCACGTACCACAACTTCCTGAGATTGATCGCAACCGTTGCAACGGCTGTGGTCTCTGTGTAGCACTCTGCCCAACCCATGCGGTTGCTGTCCGTGATGGATACGCAGTGATTGTCAATGCCGATGCCTGCAATTTTTGCCCGCTCTGCGAGAGTTATTGTCCAACGGGAGCCATTGGGCGACCGTTTACAATCACGTTTTGTTCGGCGACGACAACCTGA
- a CDS encoding Crp/Fnr family transcriptional regulator: MDNERIAQLRRVSFCTHLPDTVLQALAATAFPRSYPASALIVLAGEPPQAMYAVVAGRVKLTRIAPSGREQIVNVMGPGQHFNAVPIFDEGPCPVNVEAITDVEVLEFSITAMRQLVHEHPALAMALLREFATRLRHMVNLIDNIALHSVQGRLAQLLLNRAIASEKGELMAPLTQAEMAAMIGTVREMVSRTLHQFEMQGMIRIERGAIAICDRAALAACAET; the protein is encoded by the coding sequence TTGGACAACGAACGCATCGCTCAATTGCGCCGGGTGAGTTTTTGCACTCACCTCCCTGATACAGTATTGCAGGCACTGGCAGCCACGGCCTTCCCACGCTCGTACCCCGCCAGTGCATTGATTGTCCTTGCCGGTGAGCCACCACAGGCAATGTACGCCGTGGTAGCGGGACGGGTCAAGCTAACCCGCATTGCGCCGAGTGGCCGCGAACAGATCGTGAATGTCATGGGGCCGGGTCAGCACTTCAATGCGGTACCGATTTTCGATGAAGGGCCTTGCCCGGTGAATGTGGAAGCGATTACTGATGTTGAGGTGCTGGAATTCTCCATCACAGCAATGCGGCAACTGGTGCATGAACACCCGGCGCTGGCGATGGCCCTGCTCCGGGAGTTTGCCACTCGCCTGCGCCACATGGTCAATCTGATCGATAACATTGCGCTACACAGTGTACAAGGCCGTCTGGCGCAGTTGCTACTCAATCGGGCAATTGCTTCGGAAAAGGGTGAGTTGATGGCACCGTTGACACAGGCCGAAATGGCTGCCATGATCGGTACCGTGCGCGAGATGGTGAGTCGGACACTGCACCAGTTTGAGATGCAGGGGATGATCCGTATCGAACGCGGCGCAATCGCGATTTGCGACCGCGCCGCGCTGGCTGCCTGTGCTGAGACCTAG
- the nirK gene encoding copper-containing nitrite reductase, whose translation MVRSLIIAVLVTLLAGCATAPTPTGVQMPVVPTVAPAMEVTNEVMLPANAVPAPVGSRPAQTVTVELTTREVVGYLGDGSTYTFWTFNGTVPGPMIRVRVGDTVELSLTNAPDSQLPHSIDLHAVTGPGGGAVATQVAPGQTKSFRFQALNPGVYVYHCATPHIPSHIANGMYGLIVVEPEGGLPPVDREFYIMQGDFYTQQDHGTKGHLTFNPLAVKDENPTYIVFNGRAGGLTGDNAMKARVGETVRLFVGVGGPNVSSNFHVIGEIFDTVYVEGGSLQNHNVQTTLIPAGGAVIIEFKVEVPGTYILVDHALSRSIDKGAIAKIEVSGDPNPTVFDAPELNTAGH comes from the coding sequence ATGGTTCGCTCACTGATTATTGCAGTACTGGTTACCTTACTGGCCGGTTGTGCGACTGCTCCTACTCCTACCGGCGTCCAAATGCCGGTCGTGCCGACAGTTGCTCCAGCCATGGAAGTGACTAATGAGGTGATGTTGCCGGCCAATGCAGTTCCGGCGCCGGTTGGTTCCCGCCCGGCACAGACGGTAACCGTAGAGCTGACGACTCGCGAAGTGGTAGGTTACCTCGGTGATGGCAGTACCTATACGTTCTGGACGTTCAACGGCACGGTTCCTGGCCCGATGATCCGGGTACGGGTCGGTGATACCGTCGAACTCTCGCTCACCAATGCGCCTGACAGCCAGTTGCCGCACTCGATTGATCTGCACGCAGTGACCGGCCCGGGTGGTGGGGCGGTGGCGACGCAGGTTGCTCCTGGTCAGACCAAGAGCTTCCGCTTCCAGGCGCTTAACCCCGGTGTCTACGTGTACCACTGCGCAACGCCGCATATTCCGTCCCACATCGCCAATGGGATGTACGGGCTAATCGTCGTGGAACCTGAAGGTGGTCTGCCGCCGGTTGATCGCGAGTTCTACATTATGCAAGGTGATTTCTACACCCAACAAGATCACGGCACCAAGGGCCATCTAACCTTCAACCCACTGGCAGTGAAGGACGAAAACCCGACCTATATCGTCTTCAACGGCCGGGCTGGCGGTTTAACAGGCGATAATGCGATGAAGGCACGGGTAGGCGAGACGGTACGGCTGTTTGTTGGCGTAGGTGGCCCGAACGTGAGCAGCAACTTCCACGTGATCGGCGAAATCTTCGACACCGTCTACGTCGAGGGTGGTAGCCTGCAGAACCACAATGTACAAACGACCCTCATCCCGGCAGGTGGAGCGGTCATCATCGAGTTCAAAGTGGAAGTGCCGGGCACCTACATCCTGGTCGATCACGCCCTCAGCCGCTCGATTGACAAGGGTGCAATCGCCAAAATTGAGGTCAGTGGCGACCCCAATCCGACGGTCTTCGACGCGCCAGAACTGAACACTGCCGGCCACTGA
- a CDS encoding CAP domain-containing protein, with the protein MLIRSWRLLCGTICLGLLIIATLPRLPAPPLLAQSDPMQQVIELTNQIRMANGLSPLKRNDNLQQAAVFIVEDNASRNLLSHTDVQGRSMGQRFIAFGYNYSIAAENLAAGYGSPDAVINGWMNSDGHRANILRNGLCEMGAGYTYRSGTTYGHFWSQTFGCRWNTYPVVINGEAATTTSSTVQLYIYGAGWAEQMRLSNDGVTWTAWQPYSTTYTWTLASGSGERTVFVQIRQGATTYQASDTIVVQQASSSPTGIQVHIPLVVR; encoded by the coding sequence ATGCTGATCCGCTCTTGGCGCCTGCTATGCGGCACGATCTGTCTCGGCCTCTTGATCATCGCCACCTTGCCCCGCCTGCCTGCACCTCCACTCCTTGCCCAATCCGACCCGATGCAACAGGTGATCGAGCTGACCAACCAGATACGGATGGCCAACGGTCTATCGCCACTCAAGCGGAACGATAACCTGCAACAGGCAGCGGTGTTCATCGTCGAAGACAACGCCAGTCGCAACCTCCTCTCACACACCGATGTCCAGGGACGAAGTATGGGTCAGCGCTTTATCGCCTTTGGCTACAACTACTCCATAGCGGCTGAAAACCTGGCGGCAGGGTATGGTTCCCCGGACGCTGTAATCAATGGCTGGATGAACAGCGATGGTCATCGGGCAAATATTCTGCGGAACGGCCTGTGCGAGATGGGTGCCGGTTACACCTACCGCAGTGGGACAACCTACGGCCATTTCTGGTCGCAGACCTTCGGCTGCCGCTGGAATACCTATCCGGTGGTGATCAACGGCGAAGCGGCGACCACCACCTCATCAACGGTGCAACTGTACATCTACGGGGCAGGATGGGCCGAACAGATGCGATTGAGCAATGATGGTGTGACCTGGACGGCGTGGCAGCCGTACAGCACCACCTACACCTGGACGTTAGCCAGCGGCAGCGGTGAACGCACCGTCTTCGTGCAGATCCGCCAGGGTGCGACAACCTACCAGGCGAGTGATACGATTGTGGTGCAGCAGGCCAGTAGCTCACCAACAGGGATACAAGTGCATATTCCACTGGTGGTACGATAA
- a CDS encoding AAA family ATPase, giving the protein MNTPSSTSVANLLALADFAERVRANVERVIIGKTAAIDLLLIALMCGGHVLIEDVPGVGKTMLARALALSLGLRFQRVQCTPDLLPNDLTGVSVYRPQNGQFVFQPGPLFSHVVLVDEINRATPRTQSALLEAMGEGQVSVDGVTHRLPEPFLVLATQNPIEFEGTFPLPEAQLDRFLLQIQLGYPSPADELQMLTTLAGDHPITQVTAVVDGSQIPALQRIVYTVRVAPSLREYLVRLAQQLRSHPDLALAMSPRATLALFRAGQARAALAGRDYVLPDDYKALAEPVLKHRLLVRPAAAIRGRTSADVLAEVLASVELPLE; this is encoded by the coding sequence GTGAATACACCATCTTCGACCTCTGTCGCCAACCTGCTCGCACTGGCCGATTTTGCCGAACGTGTGCGGGCAAATGTTGAACGGGTTATTATTGGCAAAACGGCAGCGATAGACTTACTGCTCATCGCTTTGATGTGTGGTGGGCACGTGTTGATTGAGGATGTCCCTGGGGTGGGCAAGACGATGCTGGCCCGCGCCCTGGCTCTATCGCTGGGATTGCGTTTTCAACGGGTTCAGTGTACTCCCGATCTGTTGCCCAATGACCTCACCGGTGTCAGTGTCTACCGCCCACAGAACGGGCAATTTGTCTTCCAGCCCGGCCCACTTTTCAGCCACGTGGTGCTGGTTGATGAGATCAATCGCGCAACGCCGCGCACGCAGAGCGCCTTGCTCGAAGCGATGGGGGAAGGGCAGGTGAGTGTTGACGGTGTGACGCATCGTTTGCCAGAACCGTTTCTGGTGCTGGCTACCCAGAATCCGATTGAGTTTGAAGGTACCTTTCCCTTACCCGAAGCGCAGCTTGATCGCTTTCTGCTCCAGATTCAGCTCGGTTATCCCTCACCGGCTGATGAGTTGCAGATGTTGACGACGCTCGCCGGCGATCATCCCATTACACAAGTGACGGCAGTGGTTGACGGGTCGCAGATACCGGCACTGCAACGAATAGTCTACACCGTGCGCGTCGCACCGTCACTGCGTGAGTATCTGGTGCGGCTGGCGCAGCAGTTGCGCAGCCATCCCGATCTGGCGCTGGCGATGAGTCCACGAGCGACGCTGGCGCTGTTTCGTGCCGGGCAGGCGCGGGCAGCGCTGGCCGGACGCGATTATGTGTTGCCTGACGATTACAAGGCGCTGGCCGAGCCGGTGTTGAAGCATCGTCTGCTGGTGCGTCCGGCAGCCGCAATCCGTGGCCGCACCAGTGCTGACGTTTTGGCCGAGGTGTTAGCCAGCGTGGAATTACCGCTAGAGTAG
- a CDS encoding GNAT family N-acetyltransferase, whose amino-acid sequence MPAFIIRPAIGTDIPDLARLIVELYHSELPGALSGCRAGQERLLAYTLQANGEAALTNRLVVCDDQQRVIGTGMLQFPNEPAYERAPRGTIAAAVRELGIGPTLKLASVVARSLIGVYRHTDPQSALIHSVVITAAARGQGAGQTLMAALEEQIRSRGLPRSRLQVLANNTAAQRFYRRCGYDEIWRLDGWRARLGWPSLVMEKVLV is encoded by the coding sequence ATGCCTGCATTCATTATTCGCCCCGCCATTGGCACCGATATACCTGATTTAGCCCGCTTGATCGTCGAATTGTATCACTCTGAATTGCCAGGTGCGCTCAGTGGCTGCCGGGCCGGACAAGAGCGGTTGTTAGCCTATACGCTGCAAGCCAATGGCGAAGCGGCCCTCACAAACAGACTGGTGGTATGTGACGATCAGCAACGGGTTATCGGTACCGGCATGCTGCAATTCCCCAACGAGCCGGCTTACGAGCGAGCGCCACGGGGAACGATTGCAGCAGCAGTGCGTGAGCTTGGGATCGGGCCAACCCTCAAACTGGCAAGTGTGGTGGCGCGTAGCCTGATAGGTGTGTATCGTCATACCGATCCGCAGAGTGCCCTGATCCATTCGGTCGTGATCACTGCTGCGGCCCGTGGTCAGGGGGCCGGGCAGACATTGATGGCAGCCCTCGAGGAGCAGATTAGATCACGTGGATTGCCCCGATCCCGTTTGCAAGTGCTGGCGAACAATACTGCCGCCCAACGCTTCTATCGGCGGTGTGGGTATGATGAAATCTGGCGACTGGATGGCTGGCGTGCTCGCCTGGGCTGGCCGAGCCTGGTGATGGAGAAGGTGCTGGTATAA
- a CDS encoding enoyl-CoA hydratase-related protein, giving the protein MAVLTLTRDGPIATLTLQRPTVHNAFNPDVIAGITEVCTDLRDDPAVRVLILQGEGPSFCAGADLNWMQASLNYSREENLADASRLDAMFTALDTLPQAVVARVHGAALGGGVGLVCCADYVVAAEEAVFGLTEVRLGLLPAVIARFVTAKIGFGHARALFVTGRRIKAAQALAIGLVHEVVPADQLDQAVDRVVRDLLQAGPRAIAMSKALLQVVRTGSLDEVRRLAIEAIASARTGAEGQAGLRAFLNRQSPPWAPEQK; this is encoded by the coding sequence ATGGCAGTGTTGACGCTTACCCGTGATGGCCCGATTGCCACCCTTACGCTACAGCGACCAACCGTTCACAATGCCTTCAACCCCGATGTGATCGCCGGAATTACTGAGGTCTGCACCGATCTACGCGATGATCCTGCCGTGCGAGTGCTGATCTTGCAGGGAGAGGGGCCGTCATTCTGTGCCGGCGCCGATCTCAACTGGATGCAGGCCAGTCTCAACTATTCACGTGAAGAGAATCTGGCCGATGCTTCTCGCCTTGATGCGATGTTCACGGCCCTCGACACACTGCCGCAAGCGGTGGTTGCCAGGGTACACGGGGCAGCGCTCGGTGGTGGGGTGGGGCTGGTCTGTTGCGCCGACTATGTGGTTGCGGCTGAAGAGGCTGTTTTTGGGTTAACTGAGGTGCGCCTGGGTCTGCTGCCGGCGGTTATTGCCCGCTTTGTGACCGCGAAAATCGGCTTTGGGCATGCCCGCGCCCTGTTTGTGACCGGGCGCCGGATCAAGGCAGCGCAGGCGCTGGCGATTGGGCTGGTACACGAGGTGGTACCGGCTGATCAACTCGATCAGGCTGTTGACCGTGTCGTGCGCGATTTGTTGCAGGCCGGACCACGTGCGATAGCGATGAGTAAAGCGTTGTTGCAGGTGGTGCGCACCGGTTCACTCGACGAGGTGCGACGGCTGGCAATCGAAGCGATTGCCTCTGCCCGTACCGGTGCCGAGGGCCAGGCCGGGTTGCGGGCGTTTCTCAATCGTCAGTCACCACCGTGGGCACCAGAGCAGAAATAG
- a CDS encoding HpcH/HpaI aldolase family protein gives MVDHLRQRWASDAVIYNAWLTIPSPWSAELLAAAGFPSLTIDLQHGLIDDPTALQILHTIDRRCPVFVRLAWNEPAAIMRALDRGAAGIIAPLITGPADAQALVAACRFPPEGIRSYGPVRVGVVYGVAEPAMVARLPFIMPMIETAGALDQLEAIAAVPGIDGLYVGPADLSLSLGLPVPVDFAAPPFRAALSRVVEVCRRHHLVAGIYASPEWAADLAALGFRFITIVNDSDLISRGAIAALQRVSG, from the coding sequence ATGGTTGATCACCTTCGCCAACGCTGGGCAAGCGACGCTGTGATCTACAATGCGTGGCTCACCATTCCCAGCCCTTGGAGCGCTGAGCTACTGGCCGCAGCCGGATTTCCCTCGCTCACCATTGATCTGCAGCACGGCTTGATCGACGATCCAACCGCATTGCAAATCCTGCATACCATTGACCGACGGTGTCCGGTCTTTGTTCGCTTAGCGTGGAACGAACCGGCAGCGATTATGCGCGCTCTGGATCGGGGTGCTGCCGGAATTATTGCGCCGTTGATTACCGGCCCAGCCGATGCCCAGGCGCTGGTTGCTGCCTGTCGTTTTCCTCCAGAGGGCATCCGGAGTTATGGGCCGGTGCGGGTTGGCGTTGTGTATGGGGTGGCCGAACCGGCCATGGTGGCGCGCCTGCCGTTCATTATGCCGATGATCGAAACGGCCGGCGCCCTCGACCAGCTTGAGGCAATTGCTGCTGTGCCGGGCATTGATGGCCTCTATGTCGGGCCGGCTGATCTCAGCTTGAGTTTAGGGCTTCCCGTACCGGTGGATTTCGCAGCCCCACCCTTCCGAGCGGCGCTTAGCCGGGTGGTTGAGGTTTGTCGACGGCATCACCTGGTTGCCGGCATCTACGCCAGCCCGGAATGGGCCGCCGATCTGGCGGCGCTTGGCTTTCGGTTCATCACGATTGTCAACGACAGTGATCTGATCAGTCGGGGGGCAATCGCGGCATTACAGCGTGTAAGCGGCTAA